One window of the Nodosilinea sp. PGN35 genome contains the following:
- a CDS encoding alpha-ketoacid dehydrogenase subunit beta, whose amino-acid sequence MAETLLFNALREAIDEEMGRDDTVFVLGEDVGVYGGSYKVTKDLYDKYGELRVLDTPIAENSFTGMAVGAAMTGLRPIIEGMNMGFLLLAFNQIANNAGMLRYTSGGNFKIPMVIRGPGGVGRQLGAEHSQRLEAYFQAVPGLKIVACSTPYNAKGLLKAAIRDDNPVLFFEHVLLYNLKEDLPNHEYVVPLDKAEIVRPGKDVTILTYSRMRHHVTQAVKGLEKKGIDPEVIDLISLKPLDFDTIGASIKKTHRVVIVEECMKTGGIGAEIIASINDRYFDELDAPVVRLSSQDIPTPYNGKLETLTIVQPKQIEAAVENMVALKV is encoded by the coding sequence ATGTCGGCGTCTACGGCGGCTCCTACAAAGTCACCAAAGACCTCTACGACAAGTACGGCGAGCTGCGCGTGCTCGACACCCCGATCGCCGAAAACAGCTTCACCGGCATGGCGGTCGGTGCGGCCATGACCGGCCTGCGCCCGATCATCGAGGGCATGAACATGGGCTTCTTGCTGCTGGCCTTTAACCAGATCGCCAACAACGCAGGCATGCTGCGCTACACCAGCGGCGGCAACTTCAAGATCCCCATGGTGATTCGCGGCCCCGGCGGCGTGGGGCGGCAGCTGGGGGCCGAGCACTCCCAGCGGCTCGAGGCCTACTTTCAGGCGGTGCCGGGGCTGAAGATCGTCGCCTGCTCTACCCCCTACAACGCCAAGGGGCTGCTCAAGGCCGCCATCCGCGACGACAACCCGGTGCTGTTTTTTGAGCACGTGCTGCTCTACAACCTCAAAGAAGACCTGCCCAACCACGAGTACGTGGTGCCCCTCGACAAGGCCGAGATCGTGCGCCCCGGCAAGGATGTCACCATCCTCACCTACTCCCGCATGCGCCACCACGTCACCCAGGCCGTTAAGGGCCTGGAGAAAAAGGGCATCGACCCCGAGGTGATCGACCTGATTTCCCTCAAGCCCCTCGACTTTGACACCATTGGGGCCTCAATCAAAAAGACCCATCGGGTCGTTATCGTCGAAGAGTGCATGAAAACCGGCGGCATTGGGGCCGAAATCATTGCGTCCATCAACGATCGCTACTTTGACGAACTCGACGCCCCGGTGGTGCGCCTGTCGTCCCAAGACATCCCCACCCCCTACAACGGTAAGCTAGAGACACTGACTATCGTGCAGCCCAAACAGATCGAGGCCGCCGTCGAAAACATGGTCGCCCTTAAAGTCTAG